The Coregonus clupeaformis isolate EN_2021a chromosome 18, ASM2061545v1, whole genome shotgun sequence genome has a segment encoding these proteins:
- the LOC121551000 gene encoding calcium release-activated calcium channel protein 1 isoform X2, whose product MVEVQLEQNHVYPQGLLIAFSACTTVLVAVHLFALMISTCILPNLEAVSNVHNLNSINESPHERMHCYIELAWAFSTVIGTLLFLAEVVLLCWVKFLPLSPPSDKNSTVNSGEAAAIVSTAIMVPFGLVFIVFAVHFYRSLVSHKTDRQFRELEELSNITRLQNQLDHRAETTSLQPSSVHFP is encoded by the coding sequence ATGGTGGAGGTGCAGCTGGAGCAAAATCATGTGTATCCCCAAGGGCTGCTGATAGCCTTCAGCGCCTGCACCACTGTCCTGGTGGCAGTGCACCTTTTCGCCCTGATGATCAGCACCTGCATCCTGCCAAACCTGGAGGCCGTCAGCAACGTTCACAACTTGAACTCGATCAACGAGTCGCCCCATGAGCGCATGCACTGCTACATTGAGCTGGCCTGGGCCTTCTCCACTGTCATCGGCACCCTTCTCTTCCTGGCCGAGGTGGTTCTGCTGTGCTGGGTCAAGTTCCTGCCCCTCAGTCCCCCAAGTGATAAAAATAGCACCGTCAATTCTGGTGAGGCGGCAGCCATCGTCTCCACCGCCATCATGGTGCCGTTTGGACTGGTTTTTATCGTGTTCGCTGTGCACTTCTACCGCTCTCTAGTCAGTCACAAAACTGACCGTCAGTTTCGGGAGCTGGAGGAGCTGTCCAATatcacccggctgcagaaccagcTGGACCACAGGGCGGAGACGACCAGTCTGCAGCCCTCCTCCGTCCACTTCCCCTAA
- the LOC121551948 gene encoding rho-related GTP-binding protein RhoF-like, with translation MLQNMSGVSSGHTRRREEFKVVIVGDGGCGKTSLLRVCTKGDFPEKYVPSVFEKCVANVRYRGAEFRLNIYDTAGQEDYDRLRPLSYQSANMVLICYDVTCPSSYDNLLIKWFPEVHHFCHGVPIILVGCKTDLRKDKVLAKKLWSSGQNPITYIQGEETKMKINAELYLECSAKYKENVEDIFKEATKRAIAATRKSRKANWKRFCALL, from the exons ATGCTACAGAACATGTCAGGGGTGAGCAGTGGGCATACCAGGAGGCGAGAGGAGTTTAAGGTTGTGATAGTAGGTGATGGTGGATGTGGGAAAACCTCCCTACTCCGGGTTTGCACTAAAGGAGACTTTCCAGAG AAATATGTTCCATCTGTGTTTGAAAAATGTGTCGCCAACGTGAGGTACAGAGGCGCTGAGTTTCGCCTGAACATCTACGATACTGCAG GTCAAGAGGACTATGACCGATTACGGCCTCTGTCCTATCAGAGTGCCAACATGGTATTGATCTGCTATGATGTCACTTGCCCCTCAAGTTATGACAATTTGCTAATAAAG TGGTTCCCAGAGGTGCATCACTTCTGCCATGGCGTGCCCATTATTCTGGTAGGATGCAAAACAGACCTGCGGAAAGACAAGGTCTTGGCAAAGAAACTGTGGTCTTCAGGCCAGAACCCCATCACATACATTCAG GGTGAAGAGACCAAAATGAAGATCAACGCTGAGCTCTACTTGGAGTGTTCAGCCAAATACAAGGAGAATGTAGAGGACATATTCAAAGAGGCTACCAAACGAGCCATTGCAGCAACAAGGAAGTCCAGAAAGGCAAATTGGAAACGATTCTGTGCCCTTCTGTGA